The following coding sequences lie in one Pseudomonas sp. B33.4 genomic window:
- a CDS encoding phasin family protein codes for MAKVILKKKIDASTTALSDVKSYARKIWLAGLGAYAKVGQEGSEYFQELIKAGQTVEKKGKKAVTEKLEAANAEIDEAKGEVSSFKGRVEVQLDKVEKAFDSRVASALNRIGIPSKHDVETLSAKLDELTALLERVARKS; via the coding sequence ATGGCCAAAGTAATTTTGAAGAAAAAAATCGACGCTTCGACAACTGCTCTGAGCGACGTCAAATCCTATGCCCGCAAGATCTGGCTGGCAGGCCTGGGTGCCTACGCCAAGGTCGGCCAAGAGGGCAGCGAGTACTTTCAAGAGTTGATCAAGGCTGGTCAAACTGTTGAAAAGAAAGGCAAAAAAGCCGTCACCGAAAAACTCGAAGCGGCCAACGCCGAGATCGATGAAGCCAAGGGTGAAGTGAGTTCTTTCAAAGGTCGCGTCGAAGTTCAGCTCGACAAGGTCGAGAAGGCGTTCGACTCCCGCGTAGCAAGCGCCTTGAATCGTATCGGCATTCCGTCTAAACATGACGTTGAGACACTCTCTGCTAAGCTCGATGAGCTGACGGCATTGCTCGAACGCGTCGCGCGTAAATCTTAA
- the ubiE gene encoding bifunctional demethylmenaquinone methyltransferase/2-methoxy-6-polyprenyl-1,4-benzoquinol methylase UbiE — translation MTDQRKGSDAEPTTHFGFKNVPESQKAEKVAEVFHSVAAKYDLMNDLLSGGMHRLWKRFAIELSGVRSGNRVLDIAGGTGDLTKKFSHLVGPTGQVVLADINESMLKVGRDRLLDLGVAGNVEFVQADAEKLPFPDNHFDCVTIAFGLRNVTHKEDALRSMLRVLKPGGRLLVLEFSKPTNALMSKAYDAYSFAFMPLMGKLITNDSESYRYLAESIRMHPNQETLKSMMVDAGFDRVTYHNMTAGIVALHRGIKP, via the coding sequence ATGACTGATCAGCGCAAAGGCAGCGATGCCGAACCCACCACTCACTTCGGCTTCAAAAACGTTCCGGAAAGCCAGAAAGCGGAAAAAGTCGCTGAGGTTTTCCACTCGGTAGCCGCCAAGTACGACCTGATGAACGACCTTCTGTCGGGCGGCATGCACCGTCTGTGGAAGCGTTTCGCGATCGAACTGTCGGGCGTGCGCAGCGGTAACCGTGTGCTGGACATCGCCGGCGGTACCGGTGACCTGACCAAAAAGTTCTCGCACCTGGTCGGCCCGACCGGTCAGGTGGTCTTGGCTGACATCAACGAATCGATGCTCAAGGTCGGTCGTGACCGCCTGCTGGATCTGGGTGTCGCCGGCAACGTCGAATTCGTTCAGGCGGACGCGGAAAAACTGCCGTTCCCGGACAACCATTTCGACTGCGTGACCATCGCCTTCGGCCTGCGCAACGTGACGCACAAAGAAGACGCCCTGCGCTCAATGCTGCGCGTGCTCAAGCCTGGCGGTCGCCTGCTGGTGCTGGAATTCTCCAAGCCGACCAACGCGCTGATGTCGAAAGCCTACGACGCTTACTCGTTCGCCTTCATGCCGCTGATGGGCAAGCTGATCACCAATGACTCGGAAAGCTATCGCTACCTGGCCGAATCGATCCGCATGCACCCGAATCAGGAAACCCTGAAGTCGATGATGGTCGACGCCGGTTTTGACCGCGTGACCTATCACAACATGACCGCAGGCATCGTCGCCCTGCACCGTGGCATCAAGCCCTGA
- a CDS encoding polyhydroxyalkanoic acid system family protein yields MAKISVERAHNLGKEAAREKADKLAQKLSEQYGLEPQWSGDTLNLKRSGVKGAVHVADDSIKVDVELGIMMSAMSGMIKAEIEKALDKALV; encoded by the coding sequence ATGGCCAAAATCAGTGTTGAGCGTGCCCACAACCTGGGTAAGGAAGCCGCCCGCGAGAAGGCCGACAAACTGGCGCAAAAACTCTCCGAGCAATATGGCCTGGAGCCGCAATGGTCCGGCGACACCCTGAACCTCAAGCGCTCGGGCGTGAAAGGCGCGGTGCATGTGGCGGACGATTCGATCAAGGTCGATGTGGAACTGGGCATCATGATGTCGGCCATGAGCGGCATGATCAAAGCCGAGATCGAGAAGGCCCTCGATAAAGCGTTGGTCTGA
- the phaC gene encoding class II poly(R)-hydroxyalkanoic acid synthase → MRDKPATGVVPSPAVFINAQSAITGLRGRDLISTLRSVAAHGLRNPIHSAKHALKLGGQLGRVLLGETLHPTNPNDSRFADPAWSLNPFYRRSLQAYLAWQKQVKSWIDESNMNDDDRARAHFAFTLFNDAVAPSNTLLNPLAVKELFNSGGHSLVRGLSHLFDDLLHNDGLPRQVTKQAFEVGKTVATTTGSVVFRNDLLELIQYRPMSEKQYAKPLLVVPPQINKYYIFDLSPHNSFVQYALKNGLQTFMISWRNPDVRHREWGLSTYVEAVEEAMNICRTITGAREVNLMGACAGGLTIAALQGHLQAKRQLRRVSSATYLVSLLDSQIETPATLFADEQTLEAAKRRSYQKGVLDGRDMARIFAWMRPNDLIWSYFVNNYLLGKEPPAFDILYWNNDNTRLPAAFHGDLLDFFKHNPLTHPGGLEVCGTPIDLQKVTVDSFSVAGMNDHITPWDAVYRSTLLLGGERRFVLSNSGHVQSILNPPSNAKAAYVENAKMSSDPRAWYYDGKHVDGSWWPQWLEWIQQRSGAQHETSFTLGNPNYPPMEAAPGTYVRVR, encoded by the coding sequence ATGCGCGACAAACCAGCGACGGGCGTAGTGCCCAGCCCCGCCGTGTTCATCAACGCACAAAGTGCGATTACCGGCCTGCGTGGGCGGGATCTGATCTCGACCTTGCGCAGCGTGGCGGCTCACGGTTTGCGCAACCCGATCCACAGTGCGAAGCACGCCTTGAAACTTGGCGGCCAATTGGGCCGCGTGCTACTCGGCGAAACCCTGCACCCGACCAATCCGAACGACAGCCGTTTCGCTGACCCGGCGTGGAGCCTCAATCCGTTCTACCGGCGCAGCCTGCAGGCGTATCTGGCCTGGCAGAAACAGGTCAAAAGCTGGATCGATGAAAGCAACATGAACGATGACGATCGCGCCCGCGCGCACTTCGCCTTCACCTTGTTCAACGACGCTGTGGCGCCATCGAACACCTTGCTCAACCCGCTGGCGGTCAAGGAGCTGTTCAACTCCGGCGGGCACAGCCTGGTGCGCGGCCTCAGTCATTTGTTCGATGATCTGCTGCACAACGACGGGTTGCCCCGTCAGGTGACCAAACAGGCTTTCGAGGTCGGCAAGACCGTCGCCACCACCACCGGTTCGGTGGTGTTCCGCAACGATCTGCTTGAGCTGATCCAGTACCGACCGATGAGCGAAAAGCAGTACGCCAAGCCGCTGCTAGTGGTGCCGCCGCAAATCAACAAGTACTACATTTTCGACCTGAGCCCGCACAACAGTTTCGTCCAGTACGCGCTGAAAAACGGTCTGCAGACCTTCATGATCAGTTGGCGCAACCCGGATGTGCGCCATCGCGAATGGGGCCTGTCGACTTACGTCGAGGCGGTGGAAGAAGCGATGAACATCTGCCGGACGATCACCGGCGCCCGCGAAGTCAACCTGATGGGCGCCTGCGCCGGTGGCCTGACCATCGCCGCCCTGCAAGGCCATTTACAGGCCAAGCGGCAACTGCGGCGGGTTTCCAGCGCGACTTATCTGGTGAGCCTGCTCGACAGCCAGATCGAAACCCCGGCCACGCTATTCGCCGATGAACAGACCCTTGAAGCCGCCAAGCGCCGTTCCTATCAGAAAGGTGTGCTCGACGGTCGCGACATGGCCAGGATCTTCGCCTGGATGCGCCCCAATGATTTGATCTGGAGTTACTTCGTCAACAACTACCTGTTGGGCAAAGAGCCGCCGGCCTTCGATATTCTCTACTGGAACAACGACAACACGCGCCTGCCAGCGGCATTTCACGGTGACTTGCTGGACTTCTTCAAGCACAACCCGCTGACTCATCCGGGTGGGTTGGAAGTGTGCGGCACGCCGATCGACCTGCAAAAAGTCACCGTCGACAGCTTCAGTGTCGCCGGTATGAACGACCACATCACGCCATGGGATGCGGTGTATCGCTCGACCTTGCTGCTCGGTGGCGAGCGGCGCTTTGTGCTGTCCAACAGCGGCCATGTGCAGAGCATCCTCAACCCGCCGAGCAACGCTAAAGCCGCGTACGTCGAGAACGCCAAGATGAGCAGCGACCCGCGCGCCTGGTACTACGACGGCAAGCATGTCGACGGCAGTTGGTGGCCGCAGTGGCTGGAGTGGATACAGCAACGCTCCGGCGCCCAGCACGAAACCTCGTTCACCCTCGGCAACCCGAACTATCCACCGATGGAGGCAGCGCCCGGTACTTACGTGCGTGTGCGTTGA
- a CDS encoding SCP2 domain-containing protein: MLLTGLLASVELGLNRVLRLDSTALPRLAHLTGKVIAVDCRSPALQLFILPSDEGLMLASHWETAVDCTLRAPASSLIKLAVSKDKTAVLHAPEVELDGDSGVLLELAGVLQDLELDWEYELSRWLGPVATQLVGGHLRSRARWYQQGFASLNQNLAEYLAEESRTLVGQREAEARFSELDRIKLDLERLEARFERLSRFLDPSDNA, encoded by the coding sequence ATGTTGCTCACCGGGCTGCTCGCCAGCGTTGAACTCGGCCTCAACCGGGTGCTGCGTCTCGACAGCACGGCGCTGCCGCGGCTGGCGCATTTGACCGGCAAGGTAATTGCTGTCGACTGCCGCAGCCCGGCGCTGCAACTGTTCATATTGCCGAGCGACGAAGGTTTGATGCTGGCCTCGCACTGGGAAACCGCTGTCGACTGCACCCTGCGTGCCCCGGCCTCGAGCCTGATCAAACTGGCCGTGAGCAAAGACAAGACCGCGGTGTTGCATGCCCCGGAAGTCGAGCTCGATGGCGACAGCGGTGTGCTGCTGGAGCTGGCCGGTGTGCTGCAGGATCTTGAGCTGGACTGGGAGTACGAACTCTCGCGCTGGCTCGGCCCGGTCGCCACGCAACTGGTCGGTGGCCATCTGCGCAGCCGCGCGCGCTGGTATCAACAAGGATTTGCCAGCCTCAACCAGAACCTCGCCGAATACCTCGCCGAAGAATCGCGCACCCTCGTCGGGCAGCGCGAAGCCGAAGCGCGGTTCAGCGAACTGGACCGGATCAAACTTGATCTGGAACGTCTCGAGGCGCGTTTCGAGCGCCTTTCCCGATTCCTCGACCCAAGCGATAACGCATGA
- the phaC gene encoding class II poly(R)-hydroxyalkanoic acid synthase, with protein sequence MSNKNNDDLKYQASENTLGLNPVVGLRGKDLLASARMVLKQAIKQPIHSVRHVTHFGLELKNVLFGKSELQPAGDDRRFADPAWSQNPLYKRYLQTYLAWRKELHAWIDDSSLSPKDIARGHFVINLMTEAMAPTNTAANPAAVKRFFETGGKSLLDGLSHLAKDLVHNGGMPSQVNMGAFEVGKSLGVTEGAVVFRNDVLELIQYKPITEQVHERPLLVVPPQINKFYVFDLSPDKSLARFCLRNNVQTFIVSWRNPTKAQREWGLSTYIDALKEAVDVVTAITGSKDVNMLGACSGGITCTALLGHYAAIGEKKVNALTLLVSVLDTTLDSDVALFVDEQTLETAKRHSYQAGVLEGKDMAKVFAWMRPNDLIWNYWVNNYLLGNEPPVFDILFWNNDTTRLPAAFHGDLIEMFKNNPLIRPNALEVCGTPIDLKQVTADIFSLAGTNDHITPWKSCYKSAQLFGGKVEFVLSSSGHIQSILNPPGNPKSRYMTGEEMAANADEWQENSTKHTDSWWLYWQAWQAERSGNLKKAPLKLGNKAYPAGEASPGTYVHER encoded by the coding sequence ATGAGTAACAAGAATAACGATGACCTGAAGTACCAAGCCTCGGAAAACACCCTGGGGCTTAATCCCGTCGTTGGGCTACGCGGAAAGGATCTGCTGGCCTCTGCTCGTATGGTGCTGAAACAGGCCATCAAACAACCGATCCATAGCGTCAGGCACGTCACCCATTTCGGCCTCGAACTGAAGAACGTGTTGTTTGGTAAATCCGAACTGCAACCGGCTGGCGATGACCGTCGCTTCGCCGATCCTGCGTGGAGCCAGAACCCGCTCTACAAACGTTATCTGCAAACTTACCTGGCGTGGCGCAAGGAACTCCACGCCTGGATCGATGACAGCAGCCTGTCACCCAAAGACATCGCGCGCGGTCACTTCGTCATCAACCTGATGACCGAAGCCATGGCCCCGACCAACACTGCCGCCAACCCGGCAGCGGTGAAACGCTTCTTCGAAACCGGCGGCAAAAGCCTGCTCGACGGCCTCTCCCATCTGGCCAAGGATCTGGTACATAACGGCGGCATGCCGAGCCAGGTCAACATGGGCGCGTTCGAAGTCGGCAAGAGCCTCGGTGTCACCGAAGGCGCGGTGGTGTTTCGCAACGACGTGCTGGAGCTGATCCAGTACAAGCCGATCACCGAGCAAGTCCACGAGCGTCCATTGCTGGTGGTGCCGCCGCAGATCAACAAGTTCTACGTATTCGACTTGAGCCCGGACAAGAGTCTGGCGCGCTTCTGCCTGCGCAATAACGTGCAGACGTTCATCGTCAGCTGGCGCAACCCGACCAAGGCGCAGCGCGAGTGGGGCCTGTCGACCTATATCGATGCGCTGAAAGAAGCCGTCGACGTGGTCACCGCAATCACCGGCAGCAAAGACGTGAACATGCTCGGCGCCTGCTCCGGTGGCATCACCTGCACCGCCCTGCTCGGCCACTACGCGGCGATCGGCGAGAAGAAGGTCAATGCCCTCACGCTGCTGGTCAGCGTGCTCGACACGACGCTGGACAGCGACGTCGCCCTGTTCGTCGACGAGCAGACCCTGGAAACCGCCAAGCGCCATTCGTATCAGGCCGGCGTGCTCGAAGGCAAAGACATGGCCAAGGTCTTCGCGTGGATGCGTCCCAACGATCTGATCTGGAACTACTGGGTCAACAACTACCTGCTCGGCAACGAGCCGCCGGTGTTCGACATCCTGTTCTGGAACAACGACACCACACGCTTGCCCGCCGCGTTCCACGGTGACCTGATCGAGATGTTCAAAAACAACCCACTGATCCGCCCGAATGCACTGGAAGTGTGCGGCACACCGATCGACCTCAAGCAGGTCACGGCCGACATCTTCTCGCTGGCCGGCACCAACGACCACATCACGCCGTGGAAGTCCTGCTACAAGTCGGCGCAGTTGTTCGGTGGCAAGGTGGAATTCGTGTTGTCGAGCAGCGGGCATATCCAGAGCATTCTGAACCCGCCGGGCAACCCGAAATCGCGTTACATGACCGGCGAAGAAATGGCCGCGAATGCCGATGAGTGGCAAGAGAACTCGACGAAGCACACCGATTCCTGGTGGCTGTACTGGCAGGCGTGGCAGGCCGAGCGCTCGGGCAATCTGAAAAAGGCCCCGCTGAAACTGGGCAACAAGGCGTATCCGGCGGGTGAAGCATCGCCGGGCACTTACGTACATGAAAGATAG
- the ubiB gene encoding ubiquinone biosynthesis regulatory protein kinase UbiB, translating to MKLLAVRRLLRIQRVVIRYRLDDLLFDLPLPWFLLALRYVLPWRWFPRKPLDLSRGARLRLALQDLGPIFIKFGQILSTRRDLLPEDIADELMLLQDRVPPFDSQLSIKLIEEQLGKKISDVFSRFDVEPLASASVAQVHAAQLKTGEEVVVKVIRPGLKPIIAQDLAWLFILARAAEKLSADARLLHPVDVVQDYEKTIYDELDLLREAANASQLKRNFEGSPLLYVPQVYWDWCRPKVLVMERIYGIQVTDLATLADQRTDMKMLAERGVEIFFTQVFRDSFFHADMHPGNIFVSTVNPWSPQYIAIDCGIVGSLTPEDQDYLARNLFAFFKRDYRRVAQLHIDSGWVPAETKLNEFEAAIRTVCEPIFEKPLKDISFGQVLMRLFQTARRFNMEVQPQLVLLQKTLLNIEGLGRQLYPDLDLWNTAQPFLERWMRERVSPKALLGNVQSQFEQLPHLANMARDLLERMSQPHAYDPPPPWHKRKDDWFLRLLGCAHLAGGVILALGGPLHELGHWPAGIMVAVGLYLVVRR from the coding sequence ATGAAGCTGCTCGCCGTCCGCCGTCTGCTGCGCATCCAGCGCGTCGTGATCCGCTACCGCCTCGATGACCTGCTGTTCGATCTGCCGTTGCCGTGGTTCCTTCTGGCGCTGCGCTATGTGCTGCCGTGGCGCTGGTTCCCGCGCAAGCCGCTGGATCTGAGTCGGGGTGCGCGTTTGCGCCTGGCGTTGCAGGATCTCGGGCCGATTTTCATCAAGTTCGGGCAGATTCTTTCGACCCGCCGCGACCTGCTGCCGGAAGACATCGCCGATGAGCTGATGCTGTTGCAGGACCGCGTGCCGCCGTTCGACTCGCAACTGTCGATCAAGCTGATCGAAGAACAGCTGGGCAAGAAGATCAGCGACGTGTTCAGCCGTTTCGACGTCGAACCGCTGGCCTCGGCCTCGGTGGCGCAAGTGCATGCCGCGCAGTTGAAAACCGGCGAAGAAGTCGTGGTCAAAGTGATCCGCCCGGGCCTGAAGCCGATCATCGCGCAGGATCTGGCGTGGCTGTTCATCCTCGCCCGCGCCGCCGAAAAGCTCTCGGCCGACGCGCGTCTGCTGCACCCGGTCGACGTGGTGCAGGACTACGAAAAAACCATCTACGACGAATTGGATCTGCTGCGCGAAGCGGCCAACGCCAGCCAGTTGAAGCGCAACTTCGAAGGCTCGCCGCTGCTCTACGTGCCGCAAGTCTATTGGGACTGGTGCCGGCCGAAAGTGCTGGTGATGGAGCGTATCTACGGCATTCAGGTGACGGATCTGGCGACCCTCGCCGACCAGCGCACCGACATGAAAATGCTCGCCGAACGCGGCGTGGAGATCTTCTTCACTCAGGTGTTCCGCGACAGTTTCTTCCATGCCGACATGCATCCCGGCAACATCTTCGTCAGCACCGTCAATCCGTGGAGCCCGCAATACATTGCGATCGACTGCGGCATCGTCGGCAGCCTGACCCCGGAAGACCAGGATTATCTGGCGCGCAACCTGTTCGCCTTCTTCAAGCGTGATTACCGCCGCGTGGCGCAATTGCACATCGACTCGGGCTGGGTGCCGGCAGAAACCAAACTCAACGAATTCGAAGCGGCGATCCGCACCGTGTGCGAGCCGATCTTCGAAAAACCGTTAAAAGATATTTCATTTGGCCAGGTGCTGATGCGCCTGTTCCAGACCGCACGGCGCTTCAACATGGAAGTGCAGCCGCAACTGGTGCTGCTGCAAAAGACCCTGCTGAACATCGAAGGCCTCGGCCGTCAGCTGTACCCGGATCTGGATCTGTGGAACACCGCGCAGCCGTTTCTCGAACGCTGGATGCGCGAGCGCGTCAGCCCGAAAGCCTTGCTCGGCAACGTGCAGAGCCAGTTCGAACAACTGCCGCACCTGGCGAATATGGCCCGCGATCTGCTCGAACGCATGTCCCAGCCACACGCTTACGACCCGCCGCCACCGTGGCATAAACGCAAGGACGACTGGTTCCTGCGCCTGCTCGGTTGCGCGCATCTGGCCGGCGGGGTGATCCTCGCCCTCGGTGGCCCGCTGCACGAATTGGGGCATTGGCCGGCGGGAATCATGGTGGCAGTCGGCTTGTATCTGGTCGTTCGCCGATAG
- a CDS encoding phasin family protein encodes MAGKKNTDKEGSSWIGKVEDYSRKIWLAGLGVYSKIDTDGSKLFDTLVKDGEKAEKLTKSAVGKKVDAAKDSASSAKSRISGVKDRALGKWDELEGAFDKRLNSAISRLGVPSRNEVKALNSKVDTLTKQIEKLTGLKAQPVAAKTAAAKPAAKTAAAKPAAKSAAKPLAKAAAKPAVKAAAKPAAKTAAAKPAAKAAAKPVAAKTAAKPAAKPAAKTAAKTAAKPAAKPAAKTAAAKPAAKPAAKPAAAKKPAVKKPAAPKAAAPKPAAPAAAKPATPAAPVSASNSAAAPTPAATPTAASTPSTPTSQS; translated from the coding sequence ATGGCTGGTAAAAAGAACACCGATAAAGAAGGCAGCTCGTGGATCGGGAAAGTCGAAGACTACTCCCGCAAAATCTGGCTGGCTGGTTTAGGCGTGTACTCGAAGATCGACACTGACGGCAGCAAGCTCTTCGATACATTGGTCAAAGACGGCGAGAAAGCCGAGAAGCTCACCAAGTCCGCAGTCGGCAAAAAAGTCGATGCCGCCAAGGACTCCGCTTCTTCGGCCAAGTCGCGCATCAGCGGCGTGAAAGATCGCGCACTGGGCAAGTGGGACGAGCTGGAAGGGGCTTTCGACAAGCGCCTGAACAGCGCGATTTCGCGCCTCGGTGTACCGAGCCGCAATGAGGTCAAGGCACTTAACAGCAAGGTCGACACGCTGACCAAACAGATCGAAAAACTTACCGGTCTGAAGGCTCAGCCTGTAGCGGCGAAAACCGCTGCGGCAAAACCGGCGGCGAAAACCGCAGCGGCCAAACCAGCGGCAAAATCCGCTGCCAAGCCATTGGCTAAAGCTGCCGCTAAACCAGCGGTAAAAGCAGCGGCCAAGCCAGCAGCCAAAACCGCTGCCGCCAAGCCAGCAGCCAAAGCAGCCGCCAAACCTGTTGCCGCCAAAACCGCAGCCAAACCGGCCGCTAAGCCTGCAGCCAAAACTGCAGCCAAAACTGCAGCGAAACCAGCCGCCAAGCCTGCAGCGAAAACCGCTGCCGCCAAGCCGGCTGCCAAGCCTGCGGCCAAACCGGCAGCCGCGAAGAAACCAGCGGTGAAAAAACCGGCCGCGCCGAAAGCCGCAGCGCCGAAGCCAGCAGCACCTGCTGCAGCCAAACCTGCCACCCCGGCAGCTCCGGTCAGCGCGTCGAACTCCGCCGCCGCACCGACTCCGGCGGCAACCCCGACTGCTGCATCGACCCCGTCGACGCCAACCAGTCAGTCCTGA
- a CDS encoding DUF971 domain-containing protein, whose translation MIPTDIKLHKASKTLTLTYASGEEYTLPAEFLRVHSPSAEVQGHGKPILQFGKINVSLSKLEPAGHYALKLTFDDGHDSGLFTWEYLYELGRRYDALWADYLAELKAAGKTRDPNESIVKLML comes from the coding sequence ATGATTCCCACCGACATCAAACTGCACAAAGCCTCGAAAACCCTGACGCTCACTTACGCGTCCGGCGAGGAATACACCCTGCCCGCCGAATTCCTGCGCGTGCACTCCCCCTCCGCCGAGGTCCAGGGCCACGGCAAACCGATTCTGCAATTCGGCAAGATCAACGTCAGTCTGAGCAAACTGGAACCGGCCGGTCACTACGCACTGAAACTGACCTTCGACGACGGTCACGACAGCGGCTTGTTCACTTGGGAATATCTCTACGAGCTGGGGCGACGCTATGACGCACTCTGGGCCGATTATCTGGCCGAGCTCAAAGCCGCCGGAAAAACCCGCGATCCGAACGAGTCGATCGTCAAGCTGATGCTCTAG
- a CDS encoding TetR/AcrR family transcriptional regulator codes for MKTRDRILECALQLFNEKGEPNVSTMEVANEMGISPGNLYYHFHGKEPLILGLFERFQNELAPLLDPPSDVELAPEDYWLFLHLIVERLAQYRFLFQDLSNLAGRLPKLAKGIRHLLNALKRTLASLLARLKAAGQLVSDTQALGQLVEQITMTLLFSLDYQRILDREGEVRLVVYQIMMLVAPHLLPPVKVATERMALQYLEDHD; via the coding sequence ATGAAAACCCGCGACCGGATTCTCGAATGTGCTTTGCAACTGTTCAACGAAAAGGGCGAGCCGAACGTCTCCACCATGGAGGTGGCCAACGAAATGGGCATCAGCCCCGGCAACCTCTACTACCACTTCCATGGCAAGGAGCCGCTGATTCTCGGGTTGTTCGAACGCTTCCAGAATGAACTGGCACCACTGCTCGATCCACCCTCGGATGTGGAACTGGCGCCGGAGGATTACTGGCTGTTTTTGCATTTGATTGTGGAGCGGCTGGCGCAGTACCGCTTCCTGTTTCAGGACCTGTCGAACCTCGCCGGGCGCTTGCCGAAACTGGCCAAGGGCATTCGTCATCTGCTCAATGCGCTGAAGCGCACGCTGGCGTCGTTGTTGGCGCGATTGAAGGCTGCGGGGCAGTTGGTCAGTGATACGCAGGCGTTGGGGCAGTTGGTGGAGCAGATCACCATGACGTTGCTGTTTTCGCTGGATTATCAGCGGATTCTTGATCGCGAAGGCGAAGTTCGTTTGGTCGTGTATCAGATCATGATGCTGGTGGCGCCGCATTTGCTGCCGCCGGTTAAGGTCGCCACGGAGCGGATGGCCCTGCAATACCTTGAAGATCACGACTGA
- the phaZ gene encoding poly(3-hydroxyalkanoate) depolymerase, whose protein sequence is MPQPFIFRTVDLDGQTLRTAVRPGKPHLTPLLIFNGIGANLELVFPFVAALDPDLEVIAFDVPGVGGSSTPNRPYRFPGLAKLTSRMLDYLDYGQVNVIGVSWGGALAQQFAYDYPERCKKLVLAATAAGAVMVPGKPKVLWMMASPRRYIQPSHVIRIAPLIYGGSFRRDPTLAASHAAKVRSAGKLGYYWQLFAGLGWTSIHWLHKIHQPTLVLAGDDDPLIPLINMRMLAWRIPNAQLHIIDDGHLFLITRAEAVAPIIMKFLQEERQRAVMHPHPTPLGG, encoded by the coding sequence ATGCCGCAACCGTTCATATTCCGTACCGTCGATCTGGATGGCCAGACCCTCCGCACGGCGGTACGCCCCGGCAAGCCTCACTTGACGCCCTTGCTGATTTTCAACGGCATCGGCGCCAACCTGGAGCTGGTGTTTCCGTTTGTCGCGGCGCTGGACCCAGATCTGGAAGTGATCGCCTTCGACGTGCCCGGTGTCGGCGGTTCCTCGACGCCGAATCGGCCGTACCGCTTTCCCGGGCTGGCCAAGCTGACCTCGAGGATGCTCGATTACCTCGACTACGGTCAGGTCAATGTCATCGGCGTGTCGTGGGGCGGCGCACTGGCGCAGCAGTTCGCCTACGACTACCCGGAGCGCTGCAAGAAACTGGTGCTGGCGGCGACCGCGGCCGGTGCCGTGATGGTGCCGGGCAAACCGAAAGTGCTGTGGATGATGGCCAGTCCGCGGCGCTACATTCAGCCGTCCCACGTGATCCGTATCGCCCCGCTGATCTACGGCGGCTCGTTCCGTCGCGACCCGACCCTGGCGGCCAGCCACGCGGCGAAAGTCCGTTCGGCGGGCAAGCTCGGTTACTACTGGCAGCTGTTTGCAGGCCTCGGCTGGACCAGCATTCACTGGCTGCACAAGATCCATCAGCCAACCCTGGTGCTGGCCGGTGACGACGATCCGCTGATCCCGCTGATCAACATGCGCATGCTCGCCTGGCGCATTCCCAACGCCCAACTGCACATCATCGACGACGGTCATCTGTTCCTGATTACCCGCGCCGAAGCGGTGGCGCCGATCATCATGAAGTTTCTCCAGGAGGAACGTCAGCGCGCGGTGATGCATCCGCATCCGACACCGCTCGGCGGTTAA